In one window of Patescibacteria group bacterium DNA:
- a CDS encoding VanZ family protein has translation MKKHLLIIWTIFVFLLLTIPMAPITSDIVDNYIGIDKIAHFLMFGVFSFLLIYAFIDEYKNRVIYFISIALGFLYAALGEVVQSFLPTRSVSLYDFYAGATGSLFFVIYFYARTRKA, from the coding sequence ATGAAGAAACACCTCCTTATCATATGGACGATTTTCGTCTTTTTATTATTAACAATACCAATGGCGCCGATTACGAGCGACATTGTTGATAATTACATCGGAATCGACAAGATAGCGCACTTTCTAATGTTTGGTGTTTTTTCTTTTTTATTAATTTATGCGTTCATAGATGAATATAAAAACCGCGTCATTTATTTTATCAGCATCGCGCTAGGTTTTTTATATGCCGCGCTTGGTGAAGTCGTGCAATCATTTTTACCCACAAGGTCAGTTTCTTTATATGATTTTTACGCCGGGGCCACCGGTTCTTTATTCTTTGTAATTTATTTTTATGCCCGAACCAGAAAAGCCTAG